One genomic window of Deinococcus sp. QL22 includes the following:
- a CDS encoding helix-turn-helix transcriptional regulator, translated as MNPLPASTLVLIGRVPEQAALAHAVRRCREGRGGVLLISGEAGIGKTQLLETVLLAERLPALRGSSRQTRTAAPFSPIAALLRAGMALVPGVLDQLPLREHLALLLPELGATLSGNPPPVSPALASKGAKAQTTPLALQQAVRSALEALMQAGPLALVLEDLQWADHATLQLLPLVAEWLTDSPALLIGTFRTEELPRAHPLRRARLELRRTGRLEELGLEPLGRVETADLASAVLGAPLAPPLAELLYQRTEGVPLFVRELVGALWSGGRLAPDQTGQLGLLAPGTAAGIAAVPQTLVPQTLRDAILLGLDRFPPEARAAAETAAVLGLSFEANVLRDLLADDSTFDTLTERGLLVWEGEQAAFRHALIRDAICAGIPWARRRTLHRQVAAQLEAAGAPPSHTAEHWLAGHEPERARAALVASAQASCRLHAYRDAAEAAGRALELWPAGVEEARRLEVLDQLGHCAQTCGLLPEASRAWREAAGARRDAGDLHGWAESQRHLAGSLELQGLWEQALEARRVAADAFCTGGWLGQAAEERLAVGAALRAGGSCTAALASLARALEEARTANRPDLEARILGQQGNALARTGKIELGLQVTRDALNLALHGGFVHATAEVLHRMADALEHAGDYAAARDTYAEALELCEASGSAAAYACRACVAVPLYQTGAWDRAATECRLVLDSVAAPLGPRAVAGAMLGTVLAHRGQPSRARPLLLEALALGRQTGSSPVQMRALWGLALADEVAGRPMAAAGWARDLLDVWEGIEDHYHILFPMRWASTLFASTGGTDDLRRAADALGRAAHLSGGPTGYSALAHALAEVAWAEGQPDLAANQFGIAAQLLNDARTPFEEASTRLRAGQVLAALGQHGAAVAHVVAAHRTARNLNAVALVGRAAHTLQELGQRPERRGARTPADQLVAGLTQRQLEVLRLVALGRTDKAIAQVLMLSPRTVEMHVGRILASLDSHSRAEAVGKAAEMGLLRRGEQSIRT; from the coding sequence ATGAACCCATTGCCCGCAAGCACGTTGGTTCTGATCGGCCGCGTTCCGGAGCAGGCAGCCCTGGCCCACGCCGTCAGGCGTTGCCGTGAGGGTCGCGGCGGTGTCCTGCTGATTTCGGGTGAGGCGGGGATCGGCAAAACCCAGTTGCTGGAAACAGTATTGCTGGCCGAACGCCTTCCGGCCTTGCGGGGTTCGTCGCGGCAAACCCGCACGGCTGCGCCCTTTTCACCCATCGCGGCTCTGTTGCGTGCCGGAATGGCGCTGGTTCCGGGTGTCCTTGACCAACTGCCGCTGCGAGAGCATCTGGCCCTCCTGTTGCCCGAACTCGGCGCGACCCTTTCTGGCAACCCACCTCCAGTCAGCCCAGCTCTGGCCAGCAAGGGAGCTAAGGCTCAGACGACCCCACTGGCCTTGCAGCAGGCCGTCCGCAGCGCACTGGAAGCATTGATGCAGGCTGGGCCGCTGGCCCTGGTGCTAGAAGATTTGCAGTGGGCCGACCACGCCACCCTGCAGTTGCTGCCCCTGGTGGCCGAGTGGCTGACGGACAGCCCCGCGCTGCTGATCGGCACGTTCCGCACTGAAGAATTGCCCCGCGCTCACCCACTTCGGCGCGCCCGGTTGGAGCTTCGGCGCACGGGCCGCTTGGAAGAACTGGGCCTGGAGCCGCTGGGAAGGGTGGAAACGGCGGACTTGGCGAGCGCCGTTCTGGGCGCACCGCTGGCCCCACCGTTGGCCGAACTGCTGTATCAGCGCACCGAAGGCGTGCCGCTGTTTGTGCGCGAACTGGTGGGGGCGCTGTGGTCGGGCGGGCGGTTGGCGCCCGACCAGACTGGGCAACTGGGCCTCCTTGCCCCAGGAACGGCTGCGGGCATCGCGGCTGTGCCCCAGACCCTTGTGCCCCAGACCCTGCGCGACGCCATCTTGCTGGGCCTCGACCGTTTTCCGCCCGAAGCCCGCGCCGCCGCCGAAACTGCTGCTGTCCTGGGTCTCTCGTTTGAGGCCAATGTGCTGCGGGACTTGCTGGCCGACGATTCGACGTTCGACACGCTGACTGAACGCGGCCTGCTGGTCTGGGAAGGAGAACAGGCTGCGTTTCGGCACGCCCTGATCCGAGACGCGATCTGCGCGGGCATTCCGTGGGCACGCCGCCGCACCCTGCACCGGCAGGTGGCCGCACAGCTGGAAGCCGCGGGTGCGCCGCCCAGCCACACCGCAGAACACTGGCTGGCCGGGCACGAACCAGAGCGGGCGCGGGCCGCGTTGGTGGCCTCGGCACAGGCCTCGTGCCGCCTGCATGCCTACCGGGACGCCGCCGAAGCCGCAGGCCGCGCCCTGGAACTGTGGCCTGCCGGAGTGGAAGAAGCCCGCCGCCTGGAAGTGCTGGATCAGCTGGGACACTGCGCCCAGACCTGCGGCCTGTTGCCCGAAGCCAGCCGGGCGTGGCGGGAGGCGGCTGGGGCACGCCGAGACGCGGGCGACCTGCACGGCTGGGCCGAGTCTCAACGGCACCTGGCCGGGTCGCTGGAACTTCAGGGGTTATGGGAACAGGCCCTGGAGGCCCGCCGCGTGGCTGCCGACGCCTTCTGTACGGGCGGCTGGCTGGGGCAGGCCGCCGAGGAACGCCTGGCCGTGGGCGCGGCTCTGCGGGCGGGCGGAAGCTGCACCGCCGCCCTGGCCAGCCTGGCCCGCGCTCTGGAGGAAGCCCGCACAGCCAATCGCCCTGACCTGGAGGCCCGTATTCTGGGTCAGCAGGGGAATGCTCTGGCCCGCACCGGGAAGATTGAACTTGGCCTGCAAGTGACCCGTGACGCTCTGAACCTCGCGCTGCACGGCGGTTTTGTGCATGCCACCGCGGAGGTGCTTCACCGCATGGCCGATGCATTAGAACATGCCGGAGATTACGCGGCGGCCCGCGACACCTACGCCGAGGCGCTGGAACTGTGTGAGGCGAGCGGCTCTGCGGCGGCCTATGCCTGCCGGGCGTGCGTCGCCGTGCCTCTGTACCAGACGGGCGCGTGGGACAGAGCGGCAACCGAATGCCGCCTGGTGCTGGATTCGGTGGCGGCTCCGCTGGGGCCACGCGCCGTCGCCGGGGCCATGTTAGGTACGGTACTGGCGCACCGGGGTCAGCCCAGCCGTGCCCGGCCCCTGCTCCTGGAAGCACTGGCATTGGGCAGGCAAACGGGCAGTTCGCCCGTGCAGATGCGTGCGCTGTGGGGGCTGGCACTGGCTGACGAGGTGGCGGGGCGTCCAATGGCGGCGGCGGGCTGGGCACGCGATCTGCTGGACGTTTGGGAGGGAATAGAAGACCATTATCACATTCTGTTTCCCATGCGCTGGGCCTCAACTTTATTTGCGTCTACTGGAGGCACCGACGACCTGCGGCGCGCCGCCGATGCGCTGGGCCGCGCCGCCCATCTGAGCGGCGGCCCCACCGGATATTCGGCCTTGGCACACGCGCTGGCAGAGGTGGCGTGGGCAGAAGGCCAGCCAGACCTTGCGGCCAACCAGTTCGGGATTGCGGCGCAACTGCTCAACGATGCCCGGACGCCCTTTGAGGAAGCGTCGACCCGCCTGCGGGCTGGGCAGGTTCTGGCGGCGCTGGGACAGCATGGTGCAGCAGTGGCCCACGTTGTGGCCGCACACCGCACTGCGCGGAACCTGAATGCGGTGGCGTTGGTGGGCCGCGCCGCCCACACCCTTCAGGAATTGGGCCAACGGCCAGAGCGCCGCGGTGCCCGGACTCCAGCAGATCAGCTGGTCGCCGGACTGACGCAGCGGCAACTGGAAGTGCTGCGGTTGGTGGCGCTGGGCCGCACCGACAAGGCCATTGCCCAAGTCTTGATGTTGAGCCCCAGAACTGTAGAAATGCATGTGGGCCGTATCTTGGCAAGCCTGGACAGCCATTCGCGGGCCGAAGCAGTGGGGAAAGCCGCTGAGATGGGACTGCTGCGCCGCGGGGAGCAGTCCATCCGCACGTAA
- a CDS encoding class I SAM-dependent methyltransferase, whose product MTATDSVPGSQQTSHAQASEAPTPEMQAFKARLKATWESGDYGVFAQYLEPGALVFLRGLNLKAPERLLDVACGAGQLVIPASREGIDAVGVDIASNLIAQARHRAEAEGLSARFDEGDAEDLPYPDASFEVISSLFGAMFAPRPNLVAAELVRVCTHGGRIVLGNWTPASFIGGMFKVMGRHVPPPTLMPSPMLWGDESVVRERLSSGLRELSVERTPYPFAYPFDPARVVEFFRTFYGPTNRAFAALDDAGQAALRADLEAHWTEHNQATDGTTRLESELLVVRGVRA is encoded by the coding sequence ATGACCGCAACCGATTCGGTGCCGGGTTCACAGCAGACTTCACACGCCCAGGCTTCAGAGGCTCCGACCCCAGAAATGCAGGCCTTCAAAGCCCGCCTGAAGGCCACCTGGGAAAGTGGAGACTACGGCGTGTTCGCGCAGTACCTCGAACCCGGCGCACTGGTGTTCCTGCGCGGCCTGAACCTGAAGGCTCCAGAACGCCTGCTGGATGTGGCGTGTGGCGCGGGCCAACTTGTCATTCCGGCGTCGCGGGAAGGGATAGACGCGGTGGGGGTAGACATCGCCTCGAACCTGATCGCGCAGGCCCGCCACCGTGCCGAAGCCGAGGGCCTGAGCGCCCGGTTCGATGAGGGCGACGCTGAAGACTTGCCGTATCCAGACGCGAGTTTCGAGGTGATCAGCAGTTTATTCGGCGCGATGTTCGCCCCCCGTCCGAATCTGGTGGCCGCCGAACTGGTGCGGGTCTGCACTCACGGCGGGCGAATCGTGCTGGGCAACTGGACACCTGCCAGCTTTATCGGCGGCATGTTCAAGGTCATGGGCCGCCACGTTCCGCCCCCCACGCTGATGCCGTCGCCCATGCTGTGGGGAGACGAATCGGTGGTGCGCGAGCGCCTCAGCAGTGGGCTGCGGGAACTCAGCGTAGAGCGCACGCCCTATCCCTTCGCCTACCCATTTGACCCGGCCAGAGTCGTGGAATTCTTCCGCACCTTCTATGGCCCCACCAACCGGGCCTTCGCGGCGCTGGATGACGCCGGGCAAGCGGCGCTGCGGGCCGACCTCGAAGCCCACTGGACAGAACACAATCAGGCCACCGACGGCACGACCCGCCTGGAATCCGAACTGTTGGTGGTGCGGGGCGTTCGCGCTTAA